One window from the genome of Rickettsiella endosymbiont of Xylota segnis encodes:
- a CDS encoding Hpt domain-containing protein, with translation MVKKSSDLPIIDKNIDKVFTKDSNKILKELLDLFIKETPKIRAEINLAFQKKQQQKLSELLHKLLGSCVYCGWIRLKFSIITLENAIAQHNYSNKLLNQFNTELEATLDKAKEITHS, from the coding sequence ATGGTAAAAAAATCATCCGATCTGCCAATCATCGATAAAAATATAGATAAAGTATTCACTAAAGATTCGAACAAAATTTTAAAAGAATTACTTGATCTGTTTATAAAAGAAACCCCTAAAATACGAGCTGAAATCAATCTAGCTTTTCAAAAAAAACAACAACAAAAACTTAGTGAACTGTTACATAAGTTATTGGGTTCATGTGTTTATTGTGGATGGATACGGCTCAAATTCAGCATCATTACGCTGGAAAATGCCATAGCTCAACATAATTATTCAAATAAACTTTTAAACCAATTTAACACTGAGTTAGAGGCAACCTTGGATAAGGCAAAAGAAATAACACACTCCTGA
- the rplQ gene encoding 50S ribosomal protein L17: MRHLNSGRRLGRTSSHRTAMFRNMVASLLTKEIICTTLAKAKELRRVAEPLITLAKSDGVAQRRLAFDRLRNKEAVATLFNTVGPRFKKRPGGYLRILKCGYRAGDCAPMAMVELVERTETTST, from the coding sequence ATGCGTCATCTTAATTCCGGCCGTCGATTAGGCCGAACATCCAGTCACAGAACCGCGATGTTTCGAAATATGGTTGCCTCCTTGTTAACCAAGGAAATCATATGTACCACCTTAGCTAAAGCTAAGGAACTACGTCGAGTTGCTGAACCACTTATTACTTTAGCAAAGAGTGATGGTGTTGCGCAACGACGTTTGGCTTTTGATCGTTTACGTAATAAAGAAGCAGTGGCTACACTTTTTAATACCGTGGGTCCGCGCTTTAAAAAAAGACCAGGCGGTTATTTACGTATTTTGAAATGCGGCTATCGAGCCGGTGATTGTGCGCCCATGGCCATGGTTGAACTGGTTGAACGTACAGAGACTACATCTACTTAA
- a CDS encoding DNA-directed RNA polymerase subunit alpha, with amino-acid sequence MSTNVKKFLTPQTIEVQSIAPNRALITLQPFEAGFGHTLGNALRRILLSSMPGCAVVEAKIEGVLHEYSSLDGVQEDIIDILLNLKGIAFQMHGKEEVTLELAKNTVGPVRAGDITLPHDVEVKNPDFVIAHLTKPKEFKMTFKVVRGRGYQPASLRKADDQFVSEVGALQLDARFNPILRATYSVENARVEQRTDLDKLVIDLETNGTIEPEEAIRRAATIIQEQLHTFVELQHETEDEVVEDMVDINPMLLLPVDELELTVRAANCLKAEHIYRIADLVTKAESELLSTPNLGKVSLCEIKTALQKRGLMLGMDVPMQQLTSLKKSLEGAEEAEKLEKTEDINKD; translated from the coding sequence ATGTCGACGAATGTTAAGAAGTTTTTAACCCCACAAACTATCGAAGTTCAAAGTATTGCGCCAAATAGAGCGTTAATTACTTTGCAACCTTTTGAAGCTGGTTTTGGTCATACCTTAGGAAATGCCCTACGTCGTATATTGCTATCGTCGATGCCAGGTTGCGCCGTTGTGGAAGCAAAAATCGAAGGTGTGCTTCACGAATATAGTAGTCTAGATGGTGTACAAGAAGATATTATCGATATTTTACTAAACTTAAAAGGCATAGCATTCCAGATGCATGGCAAAGAAGAGGTTACACTTGAGTTAGCTAAAAACACTGTTGGGCCTGTTCGTGCAGGAGATATTACTTTACCGCATGACGTTGAAGTTAAAAATCCTGATTTTGTTATTGCGCATTTAACTAAGCCAAAAGAATTTAAAATGACCTTTAAAGTAGTTAGAGGACGTGGTTATCAACCCGCTTCGTTACGTAAGGCAGATGATCAATTTGTGAGTGAAGTAGGAGCATTACAATTAGATGCACGCTTTAACCCTATTTTACGTGCAACCTATTCCGTCGAAAATGCTCGTGTCGAGCAACGTACTGACTTAGATAAGTTGGTTATTGATTTAGAAACTAACGGTACCATCGAGCCGGAAGAAGCGATACGTCGTGCGGCTACGATTATACAAGAACAATTGCATACTTTTGTTGAGTTACAACATGAAACAGAAGATGAAGTCGTTGAAGATATGGTTGATATTAACCCTATGCTATTACTTCCTGTTGATGAGCTAGAGTTAACGGTGCGTGCGGCTAATTGTTTGAAAGCTGAACATATTTATCGTATTGCTGATTTGGTTACCAAAGCTGAGTCAGAACTTTTATCAACACCGAATTTAGGTAAAGTATCTTTATGTGAAATCAAAACTGCGTTACAGAAACGTGGATTGATGTTAGGGATGGACGTTCCTATGCAGCAGCTGACCTCTCTAAAAAAATCTTTAGAAGGTGCAGAAGAAGCGGAAAAATTAGAAAAAACTGAAGATATTAATAAAGATTAA
- the rpsD gene encoding 30S ribosomal protein S4 — MARYRGPTCKLARRLGTDLQLKSGIRALDSKCKLATPPGMHGVKRGRLSEFGVLFRQKQLIRRTYGVLERQFRIYYAKAAKRKGITGENLIKLLECRLDNVIFRMGFSATRAEARQLVSHRSVKVNGNIVNIPSYQVKAGDVVEIKEKSKAQTRIQAALELAKQKPQPGWIDVDSTKLQGIVKLIPERSELPLEFNENLVVEYYSK, encoded by the coding sequence ATGGCTAGATACCGAGGTCCTACTTGTAAATTGGCACGCAGACTTGGGACTGATTTACAGTTAAAAAGTGGTATACGTGCACTTGATAGCAAATGTAAGTTAGCTACGCCTCCAGGTATGCATGGCGTTAAACGCGGTAGATTATCTGAATTTGGTGTATTGTTTCGCCAAAAGCAATTAATTCGACGCACTTATGGTGTATTAGAAAGGCAATTTCGCATTTATTATGCTAAGGCTGCAAAGCGAAAAGGCATTACCGGTGAAAACCTAATTAAATTGTTAGAATGCCGCTTAGATAATGTTATATTTCGTATGGGATTTTCTGCGACGCGCGCTGAAGCAAGGCAGTTAGTCTCGCATCGTTCCGTCAAAGTAAATGGAAATATTGTTAATATTCCTTCCTATCAAGTTAAGGCAGGCGATGTTGTTGAGATTAAGGAAAAAAGTAAGGCCCAAACTCGTATTCAAGCTGCGCTGGAACTCGCGAAACAAAAGCCTCAGCCTGGTTGGATAGATGTGGATTCCACTAAATTACAGGGAATTGTTAAGTTAATTCCTGAGCGTAGCGAATTGCCCTTAGAATTTAATGAGAATCTAGTCGTTGAGTATTACTCTAAGTAA
- the rpsK gene encoding 30S ribosomal protein S11 has protein sequence MADYNSHASQPLTMADKALAGAHRKRKEVIPDAIVHLSTSYNNTIICIRKGGDTLGIFSAGACDFKGTKKGTPFAARVAFEKAIEKAYDKYRAKYKHNLGRVEVRIKGPGQGSEQAIMALKNKDIEVTQILNVTGIPFNGCRAPKRRRV, from the coding sequence ATGGCAGATTACAATTCACATGCTTCTCAGCCCTTAACGATGGCCGATAAGGCTTTAGCAGGAGCTCACCGTAAACGCAAAGAGGTTATCCCCGATGCAATCGTTCATCTGAGCACATCGTATAATAATACGATTATTTGTATCCGCAAGGGTGGTGATACCTTAGGTATATTTTCTGCTGGAGCTTGTGATTTTAAAGGTACTAAAAAAGGTACACCCTTTGCTGCTCGAGTTGCTTTCGAAAAGGCGATAGAAAAAGCCTACGATAAATATAGAGCTAAGTACAAACATAACTTGGGACGAGTTGAAGTTAGAATAAAAGGACCTGGTCAAGGATCGGAACAAGCTATTATGGCATTGAAGAATAAAGATATAGAAGTGACACAAATACTAAATGTAACGGGTATTCCTTTTAATGGTTGTCGGGCCCCTAAGCGGCGTCGAGTTTAG
- the rpsM gene encoding 30S ribosomal protein S13 yields MARIAGVNIPINKHVVIGLTAIYGVGRSRASEICQDLDILPETKVKDLLDAQLDAIRQKILTYKVEGDLRREVSISIKRLMDLGCYRGIRHRRGLPVRGQRTRTNARTRKGPRKMIRKD; encoded by the coding sequence ATGGCTAGAATAGCCGGTGTCAATATACCAATAAATAAACATGTCGTTATCGGTTTAACTGCTATCTATGGGGTTGGACGTTCACGGGCTAGCGAAATATGCCAAGACTTGGATATTTTGCCTGAGACTAAAGTTAAGGATCTTTTAGATGCCCAGTTAGATGCTATACGGCAGAAGATTCTTACTTATAAAGTAGAAGGTGACTTGCGACGAGAAGTTTCCATCAGTATCAAGCGTTTGATGGATCTTGGTTGTTATAGAGGGATACGTCATCGCCGTGGTTTACCAGTCCGTGGCCAACGTACCCGCACTAATGCACGTACGCGTAAGGGTCCTCGTAAAATGATTCGTAAAGATTAA
- the rpmJ gene encoding 50S ribosomal protein L36: protein MKVRASIKKICRNCKVIKRKGKLRVICSAEARHKQRQG, encoded by the coding sequence ATGAAAGTTAGAGCGTCGATTAAAAAAATTTGCCGAAACTGCAAGGTTATTAAGAGAAAAGGTAAATTAAGAGTCATTTGTTCAGCGGAAGCTCGTCATAAGCAACGTCAAGGATAG